One window of Hymenobacter sp. BRD128 genomic DNA carries:
- a CDS encoding sigma-54 dependent transcriptional regulator, which produces MILLVDDDLAVRTSLQLLLKQAGYATRAVPGPAEALAAVRAEVPRLIVLDMNFSATTSGADGLALLARLKALAPAVPVVLLTGWGSIALAVAGMKAGAAEFITKPWQNEALLQTIATTLQLHASAAGASPAGRAALDKQFAFSNIVGDDPRLLAVLRQVGQVAATDASVLIEGESGTGKELIAEALHQNSQRRGQPFVKVNLGGISSSLFESEMFGHRRGAFTDARADRVGRFELANGGTIFLDEIGELELASQVKLLRVLQDRTYEVLGDSRPRRLDLRVVAATNKNLAELVAQGRFREDLFYRLNLITLRLPALRERPADIPALARHFVAQLQAAYQRPGLRLGPAAAHWLQEQPLPGNIRELKNLVERTVLTTPHSELTPADFQAPAGASPARAASPAALPAPGSMTLEALEEQVIRQSVAHYQGNLSRVARALGLSRGALYRRLDKFGIPYSE; this is translated from the coding sequence ATGATTCTCCTCGTCGATGACGACCTGGCGGTGCGCACCTCCCTGCAGCTGTTGCTGAAGCAGGCCGGCTACGCCACGCGCGCCGTGCCCGGCCCGGCCGAGGCGCTGGCCGCCGTGCGCGCCGAGGTGCCCCGCCTCATCGTGCTCGACATGAATTTTTCGGCCACTACCTCCGGGGCCGATGGGCTAGCCCTGCTGGCCCGGCTCAAGGCGCTGGCGCCGGCCGTGCCGGTGGTGCTGCTCACGGGCTGGGGCAGCATCGCGCTGGCTGTGGCCGGCATGAAAGCCGGCGCCGCCGAATTTATTACCAAGCCCTGGCAGAATGAGGCGCTGCTCCAAACCATTGCCACCACCTTGCAGCTGCACGCCTCTGCGGCCGGGGCTAGCCCCGCCGGCCGGGCTGCTTTGGATAAGCAGTTCGCATTCAGCAATATCGTGGGCGACGACCCGCGCCTGCTGGCCGTGCTGCGCCAAGTGGGCCAGGTGGCCGCCACCGATGCCTCGGTGCTGATAGAAGGCGAAAGCGGCACCGGCAAGGAGCTCATTGCCGAGGCCCTGCACCAAAACAGCCAGCGGCGCGGCCAGCCCTTTGTGAAGGTAAACCTGGGCGGCATCTCCTCCAGCTTGTTTGAGAGCGAGATGTTTGGCCACCGGCGTGGGGCGTTCACCGATGCCCGCGCCGACCGCGTGGGCCGCTTCGAGCTGGCCAACGGCGGCACCATCTTCCTCGACGAAATCGGCGAGCTGGAGCTGGCTAGCCAGGTAAAATTGCTGCGCGTGCTGCAAGACCGTACCTACGAGGTGCTTGGCGACAGCCGGCCCCGCCGCCTCGACCTGCGCGTGGTGGCCGCCACCAATAAAAACCTGGCCGAGCTGGTAGCGCAGGGCCGCTTTCGCGAAGACCTGTTTTATCGCCTCAACCTCATCACGCTGCGCCTGCCCGCCCTGCGCGAGCGCCCGGCCGATATTCCGGCCCTGGCCCGGCACTTCGTGGCCCAGCTGCAAGCCGCTTACCAGCGCCCCGGCCTGCGGCTAGGCCCGGCCGCCGCCCACTGGCTGCAAGAGCAGCCGCTGCCCGGCAACATCCGCGAGCTCAAAAACCTGGTGGAGCGCACCGTGCTCACCACGCCCCACAGCGAGCTCACGCCGGCCGACTTCCAGGCGCCTGCCGGGGCTAGCCCCGCCCGCGCCGCCAGCCCCGCCGCGCTGCCCGCCCCCGGCTCGATGACCCTGGAAGCCCTCGAAGAGCAGGTGATACGCCAGAGCGTGGCCCACTACCAGGGCAACCTCAGCCGCGTGGCCCGCGCCCTGGGCCTGAGCCGCGGCGCGCTCTACCGAAGGCTCGATAAGTTCGGCATTCCGTACAGCGAGTAG
- a CDS encoding head GIN domain-containing protein, whose amino-acid sequence MKNYLLPAVLWLLALAPALAQTETTTAPAANGPQVRPLEKFRAINVGTGIELTLTAGHVQQVEVSATTLDQREHILTTVRDGVLGIHYDNPDERDSNSKKARQNRKLRVAVTADQLYMLGASSGAAVTATGPFTTRDFQLDISSGATVRADVNVEVLIVRQNGGSVITLSGQAPRFDLKITSGSVFDGEKLQTSRAQIEASTGSNVKLAVKQVLMAEASGGSNIRYYGTPELTKNMSGGASISGR is encoded by the coding sequence ATGAAAAACTACCTGCTGCCCGCCGTGCTGTGGCTGCTGGCCCTGGCGCCCGCCCTGGCCCAAACCGAAACCACTACCGCCCCCGCCGCCAACGGCCCGCAGGTGCGCCCGCTCGAAAAATTCCGGGCCATTAACGTGGGCACCGGCATCGAGCTCACGCTCACCGCCGGCCACGTGCAGCAGGTAGAGGTGAGCGCCACCACTCTCGACCAGCGCGAGCACATCCTGACTACCGTGCGCGACGGTGTGCTCGGCATTCACTACGACAACCCCGACGAGCGCGACAGCAACTCGAAAAAGGCCCGCCAGAACCGCAAGCTGCGCGTGGCCGTGACCGCCGACCAGCTCTATATGCTGGGCGCCAGCAGCGGCGCGGCCGTCACGGCCACCGGCCCCTTTACCACCCGCGATTTTCAGCTTGATATCTCGTCGGGCGCCACCGTGCGCGCCGATGTCAACGTGGAAGTGCTCATCGTGCGCCAGAACGGCGGCAGCGTCATTACGCTCAGCGGCCAGGCCCCGCGCTTCGACCTCAAGATTACCAGCGGCTCGGTGTTTGATGGCGAGAAGCTCCAAACCAGCCGCGCCCAGATTGAAGCCAGCACCGGCAGCAACGTCAAGCTGGCCGTGAAGCAGGTGCTGATGGCCGAAGCCAGCGGCGGCAGCAATATTCGCTACTACGGCACCCCCGAGCTCACCAAAAACATGAGCGGCGGCGCCAGCATCAGCGGCCGGTAG
- a CDS encoding head GIN domain-containing protein: MKNLLLPALLSLASLAPACAQTAQTRQVPTFHAINVGTGIELDLTAGRSQRVEVSAATDAYRDHIETTVKDGVLTLRYKNQDERYRDDRTNKHLRVAVTADELTALTAGSGSSVRTAGDFDAAEFQLDVSSGATVKAGLDTKTLTVRQSSGSTASLSGRAASLDVQSSSGASFDAADLKTDRCRAEASSGSSVRVAVKDDLVAQASSGGSISYVGSPQLTKRTSSGGSVSGR, translated from the coding sequence ATGAAAAACCTGCTGCTCCCCGCCCTGCTCTCGCTTGCTTCGCTAGCCCCTGCCTGCGCCCAAACTGCCCAAACCCGCCAAGTGCCCACGTTCCACGCCATCAACGTGGGCACGGGCATTGAGCTCGACCTCACGGCCGGCCGCAGCCAGCGCGTGGAGGTGAGCGCCGCCACCGATGCATACCGCGACCACATCGAAACCACGGTGAAGGACGGCGTGCTAACGCTGCGCTACAAAAACCAGGATGAGCGCTACCGCGACGACCGCACCAACAAGCACCTGCGCGTGGCCGTAACGGCCGACGAGCTCACGGCCCTCACGGCGGGCAGCGGCTCGTCGGTGCGCACCGCGGGCGACTTCGACGCCGCCGAGTTTCAGCTCGATGTATCGTCGGGGGCCACGGTGAAGGCGGGGCTCGATACCAAAACCCTCACCGTGCGGCAGAGCAGCGGCAGCACCGCTAGCCTCAGCGGCCGCGCCGCTAGCCTCGACGTGCAAAGCAGCAGCGGCGCCAGCTTCGACGCGGCCGACCTCAAAACCGACCGCTGCCGCGCCGAAGCCAGCAGCGGCAGCTCGGTGCGCGTGGCCGTGAAAGATGACCTCGTGGCCCAGGCCAGCAGCGGCGGCAGCATCAGCTACGTAGGCTCGCCGCAGCTCACCAAGCGCACCAGCAGCGGCGGCAGCGTGAGCGGCCGCTAG
- a CDS encoding ABC transporter permease — protein MIRHLFTLIWNRRRANFLLIAEVFLAFVVLFVVGSMLVYNQQNYRTPLGYAYEQVWRVDLDPGIQPQAGRLATVRQVMALLRGMPGVVAVGRTSSNTPFSGSTNGSPVSTRDEKIIVEHASGHSVDDPLREVLQLPVVAGRWFDRRDDAATLRPAVLTRDLGERLFPGQSPLGQVVHRNDEDLRVVGLLERFRADGDLEAPRPAILLRVSPQDTTLNEASTLLLRVRPGAGAELERQMSTAILASAKGWNVGITALTEQRAAQLKHTLTPLVALGLVCGFLILNVALGLFGVLWQTINQRRAELGVRRALGATAGAISAQVVGEVLVVTTFGLVLGLLVAMQFPLLGAFEVPAGVYITAMGLAVVGLYVLATICALYPGRLAAGIQPAVALREE, from the coding sequence ATGATACGTCATCTGTTTACGCTGATTTGGAACCGCCGCCGGGCCAACTTCCTGCTCATTGCCGAAGTGTTTCTGGCCTTTGTGGTGCTGTTTGTAGTGGGCAGTATGCTGGTCTACAACCAGCAGAACTACCGCACGCCGCTAGGCTATGCCTACGAGCAGGTGTGGCGCGTAGACCTCGACCCCGGCATCCAGCCCCAGGCCGGCCGCCTAGCCACGGTGCGCCAGGTAATGGCGCTGCTGCGGGGCATGCCGGGCGTAGTGGCGGTGGGCCGCACCTCCTCTAATACCCCGTTTTCGGGCAGCACCAACGGCTCGCCGGTGAGCACCCGCGACGAAAAAATCATCGTGGAACACGCCAGCGGCCATTCGGTAGACGACCCCCTACGCGAGGTCTTGCAGCTGCCGGTGGTAGCGGGGCGCTGGTTTGACCGGCGCGACGATGCCGCCACCCTGCGCCCGGCCGTACTCACCCGCGATTTGGGCGAGCGGTTATTCCCGGGCCAGTCGCCGCTAGGCCAGGTAGTGCACCGCAACGACGAAGACTTGCGGGTGGTGGGCCTGCTAGAGCGCTTCCGGGCCGATGGCGACCTCGAAGCGCCCCGGCCGGCCATCCTGCTGCGCGTGAGCCCCCAGGATACGACCCTGAACGAGGCCTCGACCCTGCTGTTACGAGTGCGACCCGGCGCCGGCGCCGAACTGGAGCGGCAGATGAGCACCGCCATCCTGGCTTCCGCCAAGGGCTGGAACGTGGGCATCACGGCGCTCACCGAGCAGCGGGCGGCCCAGCTCAAGCATACCCTCACGCCGCTGGTGGCGCTGGGCCTGGTCTGCGGCTTCCTCATTCTCAACGTAGCGCTGGGCCTGTTCGGCGTGCTCTGGCAGACCATCAATCAGCGCCGGGCCGAGCTAGGGGTGCGGCGGGCGCTGGGCGCCACGGCCGGGGCAATCAGCGCGCAAGTGGTAGGCGAGGTGCTGGTAGTCACCACCTTCGGGCTGGTGCTGGGGCTGCTGGTGGCCATGCAGTTTCCGCTGCTGGGGGCCTTCGAGGTGCCGGCGGGCGTGTATATCACGGCTATGGGGCTAGCCGTGGTAGGGCTCTACGTGCTAGCCACCATCTGCGCCCTCTACCCGGGTCGGCTGGCGGCGGGCATCCAGCCGGCCGTGGCCCTGCGCGAGGAGTAG
- a CDS encoding ABC transporter permease yields the protein MLLSYLKIAWKVLLRRKFFTAISLFGISFTLMILLVVYALFDFSVGSQMPEKRTDRLLFAHSMYIWGPNTENQSSASYSFLEHHIRPLRTPEKVSISTGTGTCVAYVGNQKLKLDQKYTDAEFWQVLDFDFLEGRPYSASEVRDAAHVAVLNESTARRYFGADRGVLGRTIITDEIRYQVVGVVRDVPAARDLTYADVWMPITTSTQDIHNSEYMGGCMAILLARSAADVPAVQQEFAQAVARAPLPTDVYKWCKEVRLYAGSLLATHVRDFMGSDEPDPGLARFARGAIGLLALFMLLPALSLVNINSSRIRERSSEIGVRKAFGATSGALVRQFLVENIFLTLLGGVLGLGLAAGALHLINSSGLIAYTEFGLNGRVFGGAVLAALVFGILSGVYPAYKMSKLQAVKALKGESTPA from the coding sequence ATGCTTCTTTCTTACCTCAAAATTGCCTGGAAAGTCTTGCTGCGGCGCAAGTTCTTCACCGCCATCAGTTTGTTTGGCATCAGTTTTACGCTGATGATATTGCTGGTTGTGTACGCCCTGTTCGACTTTTCCGTGGGGTCGCAAATGCCCGAAAAGCGCACCGACCGGCTGCTGTTTGCCCACTCCATGTATATCTGGGGGCCAAATACCGAAAACCAGTCCAGCGCCAGCTACTCATTTCTGGAGCACCATATCCGGCCGCTACGCACGCCCGAAAAAGTGTCCATCAGCACCGGTACTGGCACGTGCGTGGCCTACGTAGGTAACCAAAAGCTGAAGCTTGACCAGAAATACACCGACGCCGAGTTCTGGCAGGTGCTCGACTTCGATTTTCTGGAAGGGCGGCCCTACTCGGCCAGCGAGGTACGCGATGCGGCTCACGTAGCGGTGCTAAACGAGAGCACCGCGCGCCGCTATTTTGGCGCCGACCGCGGCGTGCTGGGGCGCACCATTATCACCGACGAAATACGGTACCAGGTGGTGGGGGTGGTGCGCGATGTGCCCGCCGCACGCGACCTCACCTATGCCGATGTCTGGATGCCCATCACTACCAGCACCCAGGATATTCACAACAGCGAGTACATGGGTGGGTGCATGGCCATTTTGCTGGCCCGCTCGGCCGCCGATGTGCCGGCCGTCCAGCAGGAGTTTGCCCAGGCCGTAGCCCGCGCCCCGCTGCCCACCGATGTCTACAAGTGGTGCAAGGAAGTGCGCCTCTACGCCGGCTCGCTGCTGGCCACCCACGTGCGCGACTTCATGGGCTCCGATGAACCCGACCCCGGCCTGGCGCGCTTCGCCCGCGGCGCCATCGGGCTGCTAGCGCTCTTTATGCTGCTGCCCGCCCTGAGCTTGGTGAATATTAACAGCAGCCGCATCCGCGAGCGCAGCTCCGAAATAGGGGTGCGCAAGGCGTTTGGAGCCACTAGCGGCGCGCTGGTGCGGCAGTTTTTGGTAGAGAATATTTTCCTGACGCTGCTAGGTGGCGTGCTGGGCTTGGGCCTAGCCGCCGGCGCATTGCACCTCATCAATAGCAGCGGGCTGATAGCCTACACTGAGTTTGGGCTCAATGGGCGCGTGTTTGGCGGGGCGGTGCTGGCCGCGCTGGTTTTCGGAATTCTGTCGGGGGTGTACCCGGCCTACAAAATGTCAAAACTCCAGGCCGTGAAGGCACTCAAAGGCGAAAGCACCCCCGCATGA
- a CDS encoding ABC transporter ATP-binding protein — protein MSTPTLTPVIELRNLEKIYQTKTIETVALSQVNLTINRGEFVSVMGPSGCGKSTLLSLMGLLDEPSSGTIEIDGRPVASYSDKELASLRNHKIGFVFQSYHLINDLSVRDNVELPLLYRPGVGGAERRRRALAALDQVGLNARTSHFPAQLSGGQRQRVAIARALAGQPEIILADEPTGNLDSVMGEEIMDLLLGLNRNQGTTLVMVTHDEQQALKTQRLIRFFDGRQVA, from the coding sequence ATGTCTACTCCGACTCTTACCCCCGTCATCGAGTTGCGCAACCTCGAAAAAATCTACCAGACCAAAACCATCGAAACTGTGGCGCTGAGCCAGGTTAACCTCACCATCAACCGGGGCGAGTTTGTGTCGGTGATGGGGCCTAGCGGCTGCGGCAAATCGACCTTGCTCAGCCTCATGGGCCTGCTCGACGAGCCCAGCAGCGGCACCATCGAGATAGATGGCCGGCCCGTCGCTTCCTACTCCGATAAGGAGCTGGCTAGCCTGCGCAACCACAAAATCGGCTTCGTCTTCCAGAGCTACCACCTGATAAACGACCTCTCGGTGCGCGACAACGTGGAGCTGCCCTTGCTTTACCGCCCCGGCGTGGGCGGCGCCGAGCGCCGCCGCCGCGCCCTGGCCGCCCTCGACCAGGTGGGCCTCAATGCCCGCACCAGCCACTTCCCGGCGCAGCTTTCGGGGGGGCAGCGGCAGCGCGTGGCTATTGCGCGGGCCCTGGCCGGGCAGCCCGAAATCATCCTGGCCGACGAGCCCACCGGCAACCTCGACTCGGTGATGGGCGAGGAGATAATGGACTTGCTGCTGGGCCTCAACCGCAACCAGGGCACCACCCTCGTGATGGTGACCCACGACGAGCAGCAGGCCTTAAAAACGCAACGGCTCATTCGGTTTTTCGACGGGCGCCAAGTGGCCTAA
- a CDS encoding TolC family protein yields MKALRYRVLLVGSWLSGLAPAAAQTLTLPALIQQTLASSAASQQARAAREGGYWAYRAYQASYRPQLALQGVVPSFSRAIIPVVQPDGTTSFQSVRYNNSLLAVNLTQNIGLTGGQVVVGSQVQRFDDFIRTEKRYNNQPFTLGLTQPLGYFNGLKWDRRIAPLRYQESQRQYLEDREAIAQRVSELYFDVLLQQVNAAVAGQNAQAAAELLRVGREKYALGRLSQSDLLQLELNLLTAQQAQAQALLDAETATVSLRTYCALPAPASGEAAPALAVPAPAPAPAVVPAEALAQARQHRAAVLAFARRQLQAARDVAQARGTTGFLATLTANLGYVNQAPYLLDSYAALQNQQQVALAFSLPLVDWGRRRATVRTAELARDQTQAAVTQDARSFEQTLLTQAAQVPALASQARLAARADTLAQRRYAITRATYEAGRLSLTDLTLASSAKDLARRSYILALRAGWVAYYSLRGLTLFDFETQQPLAAE; encoded by the coding sequence ATGAAAGCGCTACGCTATAGGGTATTGCTGGTCGGCAGCTGGCTGAGTGGGCTAGCCCCGGCCGCCGCCCAAACGCTCACCCTGCCCGCCCTCATTCAACAAACGCTGGCTAGCTCGGCGGCCAGCCAGCAGGCCCGCGCCGCCCGCGAGGGCGGCTACTGGGCCTACCGCGCCTACCAGGCCAGCTACCGGCCGCAGCTGGCATTGCAAGGCGTGGTGCCGAGCTTTAGCCGGGCTATCATTCCGGTGGTGCAGCCCGATGGCACTACCTCGTTTCAGTCGGTGCGCTACAACAATTCGCTGCTGGCCGTGAACCTCACGCAGAACATTGGCCTCACCGGCGGGCAGGTGGTGGTGGGCTCGCAGGTGCAGCGCTTCGATGATTTTATCCGCACCGAGAAGCGCTATAACAACCAGCCCTTTACCCTGGGCCTGACCCAGCCGCTGGGGTACTTCAACGGCCTGAAGTGGGACCGCCGCATTGCGCCGCTGCGCTACCAGGAAAGCCAGCGCCAATACCTCGAAGACCGCGAGGCCATCGCCCAGCGCGTGTCGGAACTGTATTTCGACGTGCTCTTGCAGCAGGTGAACGCCGCCGTGGCCGGCCAGAATGCCCAGGCCGCCGCCGAGCTGCTGCGCGTGGGCCGCGAAAAATACGCGCTCGGCCGCCTCTCCCAAAGCGACTTGCTCCAGCTTGAGCTCAACCTGCTCACCGCCCAGCAGGCCCAGGCCCAGGCCTTGCTCGATGCCGAAACGGCCACCGTGAGCCTGCGCACCTACTGCGCCCTGCCCGCGCCCGCCAGCGGCGAAGCGGCCCCGGCGCTGGCCGTGCCCGCCCCTGCTCCGGCCCCGGCCGTGGTGCCCGCCGAGGCGCTGGCCCAGGCCCGGCAGCACCGCGCCGCTGTGCTGGCCTTCGCCCGCCGCCAGCTGCAAGCGGCCCGCGACGTAGCCCAGGCGCGCGGCACCACCGGCTTTTTGGCCACGCTCACCGCCAACCTGGGCTACGTAAACCAGGCGCCCTATCTGCTCGACAGCTACGCGGCCCTGCAAAACCAGCAGCAGGTGGCGCTAGCCTTTTCGCTGCCGCTCGTGGACTGGGGCCGGCGCCGCGCCACCGTGCGCACCGCCGAGCTGGCCCGCGACCAGACCCAGGCCGCCGTGACCCAGGATGCGCGCAGCTTCGAGCAAACCTTGCTCACGCAGGCCGCCCAGGTGCCTGCCCTGGCTAGCCAGGCGCGCCTGGCTGCCCGCGCCGATACCCTGGCCCAGCGCCGCTACGCCATCACGCGCGCCACCTACGAAGCCGGCCGCCTCAGCCTCACCGATTTGACCCTGGCCTCGTCGGCCAAGGACCTGGCCCGGCGCAGCTACATCCTGGCCCTGCGCGCCGGCTGGGTGGCTTATTATAGCCTGCGCGGGCTCACCTTATTCGATTTTGAAACCCAGCAGCCACTCGCGGCCGAGTGA
- a CDS encoding efflux RND transporter periplasmic adaptor subunit, producing the protein MDRVLDSATQRRRQLRAWLLGLGALAALLAAGPGLRRLIQPSLRRVDILTAPVETGDVDATLTAAGTVIPGREVVLTSPIQSTVRRVALAVGAHVQPGQTIVELDKDLAASTLAKLDDEQLRNQNKNAQLGLALARSLTDLQAQQQAQDLKVSSLQSALRDEQHLLEIGGGTAEAVRQAELNLHTASLEAQRLRRQLRNQRQASQADRRELGFTVSMQQRSIAEQAAKLRQADISSQLPGVLTWVNDNLGATVQAGDALARVADLSRYRVRATIADTYADQLHPGDAVRVRLGPGTDLPGTVASISPAVDKGVVTFYATLANDHHPALRANLRADVFVITRAHRGVLRVKNGPFYQGGREQPVFVLAGGRAVRRVVRFGDSNTDYVQVLSGLAKGEELIISATKTYADTPALAISQ; encoded by the coding sequence ATGGACAGAGTACTTGACTCCGCTACGCAACGCCGCCGCCAGCTTCGCGCTTGGCTGCTGGGCCTGGGGGCGCTGGCCGCACTGCTGGCGGCCGGGCCGGGGCTGCGGCGCCTCATTCAGCCCAGTTTGCGGCGCGTCGATATTCTCACGGCCCCGGTCGAAACCGGCGATGTGGATGCCACGCTCACGGCCGCTGGCACTGTTATTCCGGGGCGTGAGGTCGTGCTTACGAGCCCCATCCAGAGCACCGTGCGGCGCGTGGCGCTGGCGGTGGGCGCCCACGTGCAGCCCGGCCAAACCATTGTGGAGCTCGACAAAGACCTGGCCGCCTCGACCCTGGCCAAGCTCGACGACGAGCAGCTGCGCAACCAAAATAAGAACGCCCAGCTGGGGCTAGCCCTGGCCCGCAGCCTCACCGACCTGCAAGCCCAGCAGCAGGCCCAGGACCTGAAAGTGAGCAGCCTGCAATCGGCCCTGCGCGACGAGCAGCACCTGCTCGAAATAGGGGGCGGCACGGCCGAAGCCGTGCGCCAGGCCGAGCTCAACCTGCACACTGCCAGCCTCGAAGCCCAGCGCCTGCGGCGGCAGCTCCGCAACCAGCGGCAGGCTAGCCAGGCCGACCGCCGCGAGCTGGGCTTCACCGTATCGATGCAGCAGCGCAGCATAGCCGAGCAGGCTGCCAAGCTGCGCCAGGCCGACATCAGCAGCCAGCTGCCCGGCGTGCTCACCTGGGTCAACGACAACCTGGGCGCCACCGTGCAGGCCGGCGATGCCCTGGCCCGGGTGGCCGACCTGAGCCGCTACCGGGTGCGCGCCACCATCGCCGATACCTACGCCGACCAGCTGCACCCCGGCGATGCCGTGCGGGTGCGCCTCGGCCCCGGCACCGACCTGCCCGGTACCGTGGCCAGCATCAGCCCGGCCGTGGATAAGGGCGTGGTGACCTTCTACGCCACCCTGGCCAACGACCACCACCCCGCGCTGCGGGCCAATCTGCGGGCCGATGTCTTCGTGATAACCCGCGCCCACCGGGGCGTGCTGCGCGTCAAAAATGGCCCCTTCTACCAGGGCGGGCGAGAGCAGCCGGTATTTGTGCTGGCCGGTGGCCGGGCGGTGCGCCGAGTAGTGCGCTTTGGCGATAGCAATACCGACTACGTGCAGGTGCTCAGCGGCCTGGCTAAAGGGGAGGAGCTGATTATTTCCGCCACCAAAACCTACGCCGACACGCCGGCTTTAGCCATCAGCCAGTAG
- a CDS encoding sugar transferase — protein sequence MYPGKRLLDLAVALPLALLTAPLLALGVGVAAWQNGGPWLFRQPRPGLGGRLFTLYKLQTMTAARHPATGQLLPDAQRLPPLGRWLRATSLDELPQLWNIVRGDMSLVGPRPLLPQYLPLYSPRQARRHLVRPGLTGWAQVNGRNALTWEEKFAYDEWYVNHESLALDLRILWRTAGRVLGRRGIAAAGEATMPPFRGSAPQKEGKEEGAG from the coding sequence ATGTATCCTGGCAAGCGCCTGCTCGACCTGGCCGTGGCCCTGCCGCTAGCCCTGCTCACGGCTCCGCTGCTGGCGCTGGGCGTGGGCGTGGCCGCGTGGCAAAACGGCGGCCCCTGGCTATTCCGGCAGCCGCGGCCGGGGCTGGGCGGGCGGCTTTTTACGCTCTATAAGCTGCAAACCATGACCGCCGCCCGCCACCCGGCCACCGGCCAGCTGCTGCCCGATGCCCAGCGCTTGCCGCCGCTAGGCCGCTGGCTGCGCGCCACTTCGCTCGATGAGCTGCCCCAGCTCTGGAACATTGTGCGCGGCGATATGAGCCTAGTGGGCCCCCGGCCGCTGCTGCCGCAGTACCTGCCGCTGTACTCGCCCCGGCAGGCGCGCCGCCACCTGGTGCGCCCCGGCCTCACCGGCTGGGCGCAGGTGAATGGCCGCAACGCGCTTACGTGGGAAGAAAAATTTGCCTACGACGAGTGGTACGTGAACCACGAGAGCCTGGCGCTCGACCTGCGCATCCTGTGGCGCACGGCCGGGCGGGTGCTGGGCCGGCGCGGCATCGCGGCTGCCGGCGAAGCAACAATGCCTCCCTTCCGGGGCAGCGCACCGCAGAAGGAAGGCAAAGAAGAAGGTGCCGGCTAG
- the ispE gene encoding 4-(cytidine 5'-diphospho)-2-C-methyl-D-erythritol kinase, whose amino-acid sequence MLAFPNAKLNLGLYVTAKRPDGYHALETVFLPLPWTDVLEVLPAPKGQPASGLTLSGRPIPGEVASNLCLKAYGLLKADMPDLPAVQMQLHKIVPIGAGLGGGSADAAFALRAIGDVFNLHMTTERLEGYARRLGADCAFFIQNTPRLALEKGDVFEPIDLNLTGTSCVVVYPGLHISTAQAFAGIVPRVPLNSLRAALAEPMAHWRNIIFNDFEQSLAPTYPVLAEIKQQLYEAGATYASLSGSGSAVYGLFPGLAEAPTLAWPGEYLVWRGFL is encoded by the coding sequence TTGCTAGCCTTCCCCAACGCCAAGCTCAACCTGGGCCTTTACGTGACAGCCAAGCGGCCCGACGGCTACCACGCGCTCGAAACCGTGTTTTTGCCCCTGCCCTGGACTGATGTGCTCGAAGTGCTACCCGCCCCCAAAGGCCAGCCAGCCTCCGGCCTCACGCTGAGCGGCCGGCCTATTCCGGGCGAGGTAGCTAGCAACCTGTGCCTCAAAGCCTACGGACTACTAAAGGCAGACATGCCCGACTTGCCCGCCGTGCAGATGCAGCTGCACAAAATCGTGCCTATCGGCGCTGGCCTGGGTGGCGGCTCGGCCGATGCGGCGTTTGCGCTGCGCGCCATCGGCGACGTGTTCAACCTGCATATGACCACCGAACGGCTCGAAGGCTACGCCCGTCGGCTGGGGGCCGACTGCGCGTTTTTCATTCAAAATACGCCCCGCCTAGCCCTGGAAAAAGGCGACGTGTTCGAGCCCATCGACCTGAACCTGACCGGCACATCCTGCGTGGTGGTGTATCCGGGGCTGCACATCAGCACGGCGCAGGCGTTTGCGGGCATCGTGCCGCGGGTGCCGCTCAACTCATTACGGGCAGCGCTGGCCGAGCCGATGGCTCATTGGCGGAATATTATTTTCAACGACTTTGAACAATCGCTGGCCCCCACCTATCCGGTGCTAGCCGAAATAAAGCAGCAGCTTTATGAGGCGGGCGCCACCTACGCCAGCCTCTCGGGCTCGGGCTCGGCGGTGTATGGCTTGTTTCCGGGGCTAGCCGAAGCGCCTACCCTAGCCTGGCCCGGCGAGTACCTGGTGTGGCGCGGTTTCTTGTAA